One Luteolibacter flavescens DNA window includes the following coding sequences:
- a CDS encoding DUF4407 domain-containing protein codes for MNRSNPFKRLFFWLSGAGTETLEQCPNWEQRKYVAFGATVLVPCAFAFIACAYALSTLTDNAKVIYPVAAVWAFIILTIDRALLAGYRPFLSWWRKLSQFSLRMLVAVLMGLTIAHPLVLLLFRDTIQTVVEEERSVEMSQERAKFTVAKDKVRETINGIEQRMAALQQERKESYNAKFIIQDREDATAAIPGLTAEQQAELKAATDEATKPFRDRLDTVNQQADELTPQYAKLQTELGFWQAEFERELNGQRSGMRGEGPRARSIRADQLEPRRTETQRIGSLLEHLSAEKATLQTQVREAEKGAIATFETRLAEIATANKAEADRVAALKQRVEEDQATSFTEQQNAVRSAIDQQIETRNLEQKAAQAELAAIATEEQIRISSIQAEPRKDILTQTLALHGLFKAGSEGGEFAFGTYIVLTLLFMLVDTIPLIVKFFTKPGPYDTLLDRDEIAYDSEHRAFRQSHERYMEKLATGNLIAVTRNKRLENALIDGVEHSRAAREFLDSLIEMEKSFAAKIRMEQEEAFHAGPEKIAALEAIKKRFYEDMQHRMEVFFAGQRA; via the coding sequence ATGAACCGGTCAAATCCCTTCAAGCGTCTGTTTTTCTGGTTGTCCGGTGCCGGCACCGAGACCCTCGAGCAGTGCCCGAATTGGGAGCAGCGGAAGTATGTCGCCTTCGGGGCCACCGTGCTGGTGCCCTGCGCCTTCGCCTTCATCGCCTGCGCCTACGCCCTGTCCACCCTGACGGACAATGCCAAGGTGATCTACCCGGTTGCCGCGGTGTGGGCCTTCATCATTCTCACCATCGACCGTGCGCTCCTCGCGGGCTACCGGCCCTTCCTCTCGTGGTGGCGGAAGCTCTCGCAGTTTTCCCTGCGCATGCTGGTGGCGGTCCTGATGGGGCTCACCATTGCGCACCCGCTGGTGCTGCTGCTTTTCCGCGACACTATCCAGACGGTGGTGGAGGAGGAGCGCTCCGTGGAAATGAGCCAGGAGCGCGCGAAATTCACCGTCGCGAAGGACAAGGTCCGCGAGACGATCAATGGAATCGAGCAAAGGATGGCCGCGCTCCAGCAGGAGCGGAAGGAGAGCTACAATGCCAAATTCATCATCCAGGACCGCGAGGATGCCACCGCGGCGATCCCCGGGCTGACCGCCGAGCAGCAGGCGGAATTGAAGGCCGCTACTGACGAGGCCACGAAGCCTTTCCGCGACCGTCTCGACACGGTCAACCAGCAGGCTGACGAACTGACGCCGCAGTATGCGAAGCTCCAGACCGAGCTCGGCTTCTGGCAGGCGGAATTCGAGCGGGAGCTGAATGGCCAGCGTTCCGGCATGCGTGGCGAGGGCCCGCGCGCCCGCTCGATCCGTGCCGATCAGCTTGAGCCTCGCCGCACCGAGACGCAGCGCATCGGGTCACTGCTGGAACACCTGTCCGCCGAGAAAGCCACGCTGCAGACGCAGGTGCGCGAGGCGGAGAAGGGTGCCATCGCCACTTTCGAAACACGGCTTGCCGAGATCGCCACGGCAAACAAGGCCGAGGCCGACCGCGTGGCCGCCCTCAAGCAGCGTGTGGAGGAAGACCAAGCCACCTCCTTCACCGAGCAGCAGAATGCCGTGCGCTCCGCCATCGACCAGCAGATCGAAACGCGGAACCTGGAGCAAAAAGCGGCGCAGGCCGAACTGGCCGCGATTGCCACCGAGGAACAGATCCGCATCAGCTCGATCCAGGCCGAGCCGCGAAAGGACATCCTGACCCAGACGCTGGCTCTCCACGGTCTTTTCAAGGCGGGCAGCGAGGGTGGCGAGTTCGCCTTCGGCACCTACATCGTGCTCACGCTGCTCTTCATGCTCGTGGATACGATCCCGCTGATCGTGAAGTTCTTCACGAAGCCCGGTCCCTACGATACGCTGCTGGATCGCGACGAGATCGCCTACGATTCCGAGCACCGCGCCTTCCGCCAGAGCCACGAGCGCTACATGGAGAAGCTCGCCACCGGCAACCTGATCGCCGTCACCCGGAACAAGCGCCTGGAAAACGCGCTCATCGATGGCGTGGAGCACAGCCGCGCCGCGCGCGAATTCCTCGATTCACTGATCGAGATGGAGAAGTCCTTCGCCGCGAAGATCCGCATGGAGCAGGAAGAAGCCTTCCACGCCGGGCCGGAAAAGATCGCGGCGCTCGAGGCGATCAAGAAGCGCTTCTACGAGGACATGCAGCACCGGATGGAAGTCTTCTTCGCCGGCCAGCGTGCTTGA
- the cysE gene encoding serine O-acetyltransferase yields MDSTGIWNWIREEAARVAVDEPHLRSLLEDVVLRQPCLGASLGVRLARKLAREDMTREELGPLLAGILRGEDQLVESVAHDLRAIVERDPACRSPLEPLLFFKGFMAISTYRISHFLWQRGRRELALYFQSLASEVFGVDIHPAARIGCGILLDHATSFVVGETAIIEDNVSILHEVTLGGTGKDSGDRHPIVRSGVLLGAGAKILGRVEIGEGAKVGAGSVVLNDVSPHSTVAGVPAVVVGVSREDAPALEMDQRLGCRGR; encoded by the coding sequence GTGGATTCCACCGGAATCTGGAATTGGATCCGAGAAGAGGCCGCCCGGGTGGCCGTGGACGAGCCGCATTTGCGGTCGCTGCTGGAGGATGTGGTCCTCCGCCAGCCCTGTCTGGGAGCCTCGCTGGGCGTCCGCTTGGCGCGGAAACTTGCCCGTGAGGACATGACGCGCGAGGAGCTCGGGCCATTGCTCGCGGGGATCCTGCGCGGTGAGGACCAGCTCGTGGAAAGCGTGGCGCATGACCTGCGCGCAATCGTCGAGCGCGATCCCGCCTGCCGCTCGCCGCTGGAGCCGCTGCTTTTCTTCAAGGGCTTCATGGCCATCTCCACCTACCGCATCTCCCACTTCCTGTGGCAGCGCGGGCGGCGCGAGCTAGCACTCTATTTCCAGAGTCTCGCCAGCGAGGTCTTCGGCGTGGACATCCATCCGGCGGCCCGCATCGGCTGCGGCATCCTGCTCGACCATGCGACGAGCTTCGTGGTGGGGGAGACGGCGATCATTGAGGACAATGTCTCCATTCTCCACGAGGTGACGCTGGGTGGCACGGGCAAGGACTCAGGTGACCGCCATCCCATCGTGCGCTCCGGCGTGCTGCTGGGTGCCGGGGCGAAAATCCTGGGCCGTGTCGAGATCGGCGAGGGCGCGAAGGTCGGTGCAGGCAGCGTCGTGCTGAATGATGTCTCGCCGCACTCCACCGTGGCCGGCGTGCCTGCCGTGGTGGTGGGAGTCAGCCGTGAGGATGCGCCTGCCTTGGAAATGGACCAGCGCCTCGGCTGCCGGGGACGATAA
- a CDS encoding RrF2 family transcriptional regulator — protein sequence MRISQKLDYACRAMAQLAKRHDGRTITRLDELAQREAVSANFLVQILNDLRRAGLVESRRGKSGGYLLARKPDTINLREIVEAVEPSLLSFSTHTEGESGVAVRNAWERVAKELKDHLERITLVQLADRSEAPMFYI from the coding sequence ATGCGCATTTCCCAAAAGCTCGACTACGCGTGCCGCGCGATGGCCCAACTGGCCAAGCGTCACGACGGGCGAACGATTACACGCCTCGACGAGCTGGCGCAACGCGAAGCCGTGTCCGCCAATTTCCTCGTGCAGATCCTCAATGACTTGCGTCGTGCGGGACTCGTAGAAAGCCGACGCGGAAAGAGCGGCGGCTACCTGCTCGCGCGCAAGCCGGACACGATCAACCTCCGCGAAATCGTCGAAGCGGTGGAGCCTTCGCTGCTCTCCTTCTCCACCCACACCGAGGGTGAAAGCGGTGTGGCGGTGCGAAACGCTTGGGAAAGGGTCGCCAAGGAACTGAAGGATCACCTCGAGCGGATCACTCTGGTCCAACTGGCGGACCGCTCCGAAGCGCCGATGTTCTACATCTGA
- a CDS encoding GNAT family N-acetyltransferase, whose amino-acid sequence MEFVVRRLAGAEVLPYLADAARLRISVFREFPYLYDGDEESERGYLRSYAECPQSVFVLAEAGGQIVGVSTGLPMSDADASFREPFEKAGIDPSGWFYFGESVLDPAWRGKGIGHAFFDHREQHAIGLGFSKFCFCAVVRPEDHPLKPDGYRSNDAFWAKRGYVIRPGLSCSFAWHQVDSAGEDVENELIFRTRELPAAQM is encoded by the coding sequence ATGGAATTCGTGGTTCGCCGACTCGCCGGTGCCGAGGTGCTGCCCTACCTGGCGGATGCCGCTCGACTGCGCATCTCCGTCTTCCGCGAGTTCCCCTACCTCTACGATGGGGACGAGGAAAGCGAGCGGGGCTATCTCCGCAGTTACGCGGAGTGCCCGCAGAGTGTCTTCGTGCTGGCGGAGGCCGGCGGCCAGATAGTCGGGGTGTCCACGGGGCTTCCGATGTCGGACGCGGATGCCTCTTTCCGTGAACCTTTTGAAAAGGCGGGCATCGATCCGTCAGGCTGGTTCTACTTCGGCGAGTCGGTGCTCGATCCGGCATGGCGGGGGAAGGGGATCGGCCATGCCTTCTTCGATCACCGCGAGCAACACGCCATCGGGCTGGGCTTCTCGAAATTCTGCTTCTGCGCGGTCGTCCGGCCGGAGGATCATCCGCTGAAGCCGGATGGCTACCGGTCGAACGACGCCTTCTGGGCAAAGCGCGGCTACGTCATTCGGCCCGGCTTGAGCTGCAGCTTCGCTTGGCATCAGGTCGACTCGGCAGGGGAGGACGTGGAAAACGAGCTGATCTTCCGCACCCGGGAACTGCCGGCGGCTCAGATGTAG
- a CDS encoding S1C family serine protease gives MAWSAVFPSGDGDSKSSAFVVGDGRHVITVALSGAKTEAGKLISDERLLPAEVILDPVSRLVVFRLSGPPGRAIPMMSESILPPGSPVKSADGIEGKSSGWVKQVEGKILPLSLLKIDYPAKVPLPGTPLMNAAGNVVAVAHQPIGAKSGYAIPVEVVRRVLEDVQRGGHVSRGWIGLYLRPDAKSPQVTRVQEGSPSALAGVKTGDVLLQVGPRSLTEYADAVNAFFFLRPGVATPVRLKRGNEELTLSLTPVERRVD, from the coding sequence GTGGCATGGTCTGCCGTCTTCCCCTCGGGTGATGGCGATTCGAAATCGTCGGCCTTTGTCGTGGGCGATGGGCGCCATGTGATCACGGTGGCGCTTTCCGGCGCGAAGACGGAAGCGGGGAAGTTGATTTCCGACGAGCGTCTCTTGCCCGCGGAGGTAATCCTCGATCCGGTATCCCGTCTGGTCGTTTTCCGTTTGAGCGGGCCACCCGGTCGCGCCATCCCGATGATGTCGGAGAGCATTCTTCCTCCCGGCTCGCCGGTGAAGTCGGCGGACGGTATCGAGGGAAAGAGCTCCGGCTGGGTGAAGCAGGTGGAGGGGAAGATCCTCCCGCTTTCGCTCCTGAAGATCGACTATCCCGCCAAGGTTCCGCTGCCCGGCACGCCGCTGATGAATGCCGCGGGGAATGTGGTCGCGGTGGCTCACCAGCCGATCGGGGCCAAGAGTGGCTACGCCATCCCGGTCGAAGTGGTGAGGCGCGTGCTGGAAGACGTGCAGCGCGGCGGACATGTCAGCCGTGGCTGGATCGGGCTCTACCTGCGCCCGGATGCAAAGTCGCCGCAGGTGACCCGCGTGCAGGAAGGATCTCCCTCCGCACTCGCCGGGGTGAAGACCGGCGACGTCCTGCTCCAGGTGGGCCCACGCTCCCTGACCGAGTATGCCGATGCGGTGAATGCCTTCTTTTTCCTGCGCCCGGGCGTTGCCACGCCGGTGAGGCTGAAGCGCGGGAACGAGGAGCTGACGCTCTCGCTCACTCCGGTCGAGCGCCGCGTGGATTGA
- a CDS encoding sigma-70 family RNA polymerase sigma factor, with product MPDDSLQPDPDVDLVARARNGDTRAFDALIHKYGEKLYGLVYNMTSHKEDTHDLLQDIFAKAYHSLPRFRGQSSFYTWIYQIAVNMTLNFLKKRKRRGGLSLNELDASFQDDPALVDASHLANPEKQSKLHELQKRLNEAMLSLSEAHRTVVTMFDIQGIPHAEIARILKVSEGTVRSRLHYAHLHLQSKLQDYWE from the coding sequence ATGCCGGATGACTCCCTCCAGCCGGATCCGGACGTCGATCTCGTTGCGCGCGCCAGGAATGGCGACACGCGCGCGTTTGACGCCCTGATTCACAAGTATGGCGAAAAGCTGTACGGGCTTGTTTACAACATGACCTCTCACAAGGAGGACACCCACGACCTCCTTCAGGACATCTTCGCGAAGGCCTACCACTCGCTGCCCCGGTTCCGCGGCCAATCCAGCTTCTACACCTGGATCTATCAGATCGCGGTGAACATGACGCTGAACTTCCTCAAGAAGCGCAAGCGCCGCGGTGGCCTGAGCCTCAATGAACTCGACGCGTCCTTCCAGGACGACCCCGCGCTGGTCGATGCCAGCCACCTCGCGAACCCGGAGAAGCAGAGCAAGCTCCACGAGCTTCAAAAAAGATTGAACGAAGCGATGCTTAGCCTGTCAGAAGCGCATAGAACAGTGGTCACCATGTTCGACATCCAAGGCATACCGCATGCCGAGATCGCGCGCATCCTGAAGGTCTCCGAAGGAACGGTCCGGTCCCGGCTGCACTATGCTCATCTTCACTTGCAGTCGAAGCTGCAAGATTACTGGGAGTGA
- a CDS encoding efflux RND transporter permease subunit, translating into MIRWFARNDLAANLVMIAILVIGTWVGFKKVPLEVQPTLRFDEVRVNVEYRGGSPDDVERNVIIPIERALEGLSGIDELQSRASSGSGEVRLRLEKGTDTDKMRDEVETRVAAISSFPQEIEPPRIQIPDTGKWFDVIKVAITGDMDQEDLVRATRRVRDDLVELPGISQVATLGETRPEISIEADLGRLRDFGLSFSDVTEAVQRSSVDLPAGQIQTDEGNLTIRSKGQAFEKEQFESIVLRNSSGAEVRLRDVARVSDGFEENRKLLRFNGRPALLVEALRLNQENALDIATKVKDYVANQRQRFPEGIELFVWDDSSVELEGSLGNLTNNLIQGGFLVILVLGMFLRPSIAFWVAAGIPISFAGGLILMPWLGLSLNTMTLFGFIIAMGINVDDAIITSENVYSKLKEGMDPLEATVTGTQEIALPVTFGALTTIAAFMPLMFIDGFYGNFSRMVPPIVASVLLFSLIESKIVLPSHLKNIKTGRTKFNVFSRAQKGIADGLEVAIERYFRPALIYVTRHRYVTMAVFFAIALCSIGVISSGRLGFQNMPALDKNRIIGQVTMPRDTPLAITDERVLYMAEKAEQLKKEFVDPATGQSLITDVLTASGGWAGWPGYDARQGFVTLAVVDPSLRSEPGPKNSEIAKRWTELVGEFPDAQSVWIAGDRGDGFRGGGDDLESLEVELRGPASELRDNISDEIESILESYAGIQDAAADAGRSQNELHLTIRPEGIALGLTQAEVARQVRSAFYGEQAQRIQRGRDDVRVMVRLPLDQRQSLHTLEQMTLRTPDGGNAPFHSVVEARFVPARSDIRRINGAQVVSINAKPVDDTVDVVGIARDLGPRLDALIKQHPELSWNYDGYVAEHEETNKRLWEVGIGLFIAIYALLAVPFRSLSQPFLVMLAVPFGIIGALAGHMIRDITPSFLSIFGMLALAGVVINDSIVMVDFINQRRAQGGDLFNAVIDAGTRRFRAIMLTSLTSFAGLLPVIFDTSQQSQMLVPMAVSLGFGLLFSATITLFLVPSAFLVMEEILGKAKAFGIWYAGPFKRESREAEEEAVVQRY; encoded by the coding sequence ATGATCCGCTGGTTCGCCCGAAACGACCTCGCCGCCAATCTGGTGATGATCGCGATTCTCGTGATCGGCACCTGGGTCGGCTTCAAAAAGGTGCCGCTGGAGGTGCAGCCCACCCTGCGCTTCGACGAGGTACGCGTGAACGTGGAATATCGCGGCGGCAGCCCGGACGACGTCGAGCGGAACGTGATCATCCCCATCGAGCGCGCGCTGGAAGGCCTCTCCGGCATCGACGAGCTCCAGTCGCGCGCTTCCTCCGGCAGCGGCGAAGTGCGCCTGCGCCTCGAAAAGGGCACCGACACCGACAAGATGCGCGACGAGGTGGAGACCCGCGTCGCCGCCATCAGCAGCTTCCCGCAGGAAATCGAGCCGCCACGCATCCAGATCCCGGACACCGGCAAGTGGTTCGACGTCATCAAGGTGGCCATCACCGGCGACATGGACCAGGAGGACCTCGTCCGCGCCACCCGCCGCGTGCGGGACGACCTCGTGGAGCTGCCCGGCATTTCCCAGGTCGCCACCCTCGGCGAGACCCGCCCGGAAATCTCGATCGAGGCGGACCTTGGCCGCCTGCGCGACTTCGGCCTCAGCTTCTCCGACGTCACCGAGGCGGTGCAGCGCTCCTCGGTGGACCTGCCCGCCGGCCAGATCCAGACCGACGAAGGGAACCTGACCATCCGTTCGAAGGGCCAGGCATTCGAAAAGGAACAGTTCGAGAGCATCGTCCTGCGGAATTCATCGGGAGCCGAGGTCCGCCTGCGTGACGTCGCCCGGGTCAGCGACGGCTTCGAGGAGAACCGCAAGCTGCTCCGCTTCAACGGCCGCCCTGCCCTGCTGGTGGAAGCGCTGCGGCTGAACCAGGAAAACGCCCTCGATATCGCCACAAAGGTGAAAGACTACGTGGCTAACCAGCGCCAGCGCTTCCCCGAAGGCATCGAGCTCTTCGTCTGGGACGACAGCTCCGTGGAGCTGGAGGGCAGCCTCGGAAATCTCACGAACAACCTCATTCAGGGCGGCTTCCTCGTCATCCTTGTGCTGGGGATGTTCCTCCGGCCCTCGATCGCCTTCTGGGTGGCGGCCGGCATTCCCATCTCCTTCGCCGGCGGACTCATCCTGATGCCGTGGCTTGGCCTGAGCCTGAACACGATGACGCTCTTCGGCTTCATCATCGCGATGGGCATCAATGTGGACGACGCCATCATCACGTCGGAAAACGTCTATTCAAAGCTGAAGGAGGGCATGGATCCGCTGGAGGCCACCGTGACCGGCACGCAGGAGATCGCCCTGCCCGTCACCTTCGGAGCGCTCACCACCATCGCGGCCTTCATGCCGCTGATGTTCATCGACGGCTTCTACGGGAATTTCTCGCGGATGGTCCCGCCCATCGTCGCCTCGGTGCTGCTCTTCTCCCTCATCGAGTCCAAGATCGTGCTGCCGAGCCACCTGAAGAACATCAAGACCGGCCGCACGAAGTTCAATGTCTTCAGCCGCGCGCAGAAGGGCATCGCGGATGGACTGGAAGTCGCGATCGAGCGCTACTTCCGCCCGGCGCTGATCTACGTCACCCGCCACCGCTACGTGACCATGGCGGTCTTCTTCGCCATCGCGCTGTGCTCCATCGGCGTGATCTCCAGCGGACGCCTCGGCTTCCAGAACATGCCGGCGCTGGATAAGAACCGCATCATCGGCCAGGTGACGATGCCGCGCGACACGCCGCTGGCCATCACCGACGAGCGCGTGCTCTACATGGCCGAGAAGGCGGAGCAGCTCAAAAAGGAATTCGTCGATCCCGCCACCGGCCAATCCCTCATCACCGACGTGCTCACCGCCAGCGGCGGCTGGGCCGGTTGGCCGGGCTACGATGCGCGGCAGGGCTTCGTCACCCTCGCCGTGGTGGACCCCAGCCTGCGCAGCGAGCCGGGTCCGAAGAACAGCGAGATCGCGAAACGCTGGACGGAGCTTGTGGGCGAATTCCCCGACGCGCAGTCCGTCTGGATCGCGGGCGACCGCGGCGATGGCTTCCGCGGCGGCGGCGACGACCTGGAGTCGCTGGAGGTGGAACTGCGCGGCCCGGCCTCCGAGCTCCGCGACAATATCTCGGACGAGATCGAGTCCATCCTGGAATCCTACGCAGGCATCCAGGACGCGGCGGCAGATGCAGGCCGCAGCCAGAATGAGCTGCACCTGACCATCCGCCCCGAGGGCATCGCACTAGGCCTCACCCAGGCGGAAGTGGCCCGCCAGGTGCGCTCCGCCTTCTACGGCGAGCAGGCCCAGCGCATCCAGCGCGGGCGGGATGACGTGCGCGTGATGGTCCGCCTGCCGCTCGACCAGCGCCAGTCGCTCCACACTCTGGAGCAGATGACGCTACGCACGCCCGACGGCGGGAATGCCCCCTTCCACAGCGTGGTCGAGGCGCGCTTCGTCCCCGCCCGGTCCGACATCCGCCGCATCAATGGCGCGCAGGTCGTCTCCATCAATGCCAAGCCCGTGGACGACACCGTGGACGTGGTGGGCATCGCCCGCGACCTCGGGCCGCGGCTCGACGCGCTGATCAAGCAGCACCCTGAGCTTTCCTGGAACTACGACGGCTACGTGGCCGAGCACGAGGAAACGAACAAGCGACTCTGGGAAGTGGGCATCGGCCTCTTCATCGCGATCTATGCGCTGCTCGCGGTCCCCTTCCGCTCCCTCAGCCAGCCCTTCCTGGTGATGCTCGCGGTGCCCTTCGGCATCATCGGCGCGCTGGCCGGGCACATGATCCGGGACATCACGCCGTCCTTCCTCTCGATCTTCGGCATGCTCGCTCTGGCGGGCGTGGTCATCAATGACTCGATCGTGATGGTGGATTTCATCAACCAGCGCCGGGCGCAGGGCGGTGACCTTTTCAATGCGGTGATCGATGCCGGCACGCGGCGCTTCCGCGCGATCATGCTGACCTCGCTGACGAGCTTCGCAGGCCTGCTGCCGGTGATCTTCGACACCTCCCAGCAGTCGCAGATGCTGGTGCCCATGGCGGTCTCGCTCGGCTTCGGCCTGCTTTTCTCCGCGACCATCACCCTCTTCCTGGTGCCATCCGCCTTCCTCGTGATGGAGGAAATACTCGGGAAGGCGAAGGCCTTCGGGATCTGGTATGCCGGGCCCTTCAAGCGGGAAAGCCGGGAGGCTGAAGAGGAAGCGGTTGTTCAGAGATATTGA
- a CDS encoding ELKS/Rab6-interacting/CAST family protein: MPPATEHTHHLKIRNHSTQLEMNPGPAAGARQGEDVEGKLRAAQVQLEQLQHQRESLERERLEVETLNTRKREFISAQTELTERLASTVQRIEREIYELKEHTADLDQARACFAAHLAKLEKINPDGWSREHLAAGLERAMAIADHADDEFAQAAEHYSRTRSSNLFNGSKARRMVSGDFARQFRNGLAYNLPVIILGSIALIVYLVK, from the coding sequence ATGCCACCCGCCACCGAGCACACCCACCACCTCAAGATCCGCAACCACAGCACCCAGCTTGAAATGAACCCCGGCCCTGCGGCCGGAGCCCGGCAGGGGGAAGATGTGGAAGGAAAGCTCCGCGCCGCACAGGTGCAACTGGAGCAGCTCCAGCATCAGCGCGAGAGCCTCGAGCGCGAGCGTCTCGAAGTCGAGACGCTGAATACCCGCAAGCGCGAGTTCATCTCCGCGCAGACGGAACTCACCGAGCGCCTCGCCTCCACCGTGCAACGCATCGAGCGCGAGATCTACGAGCTGAAGGAACACACCGCCGACCTGGACCAGGCCCGCGCATGTTTCGCAGCACACCTCGCAAAGCTGGAAAAGATCAATCCCGATGGCTGGAGCCGCGAGCACCTTGCCGCCGGTCTGGAGCGCGCGATGGCTATCGCCGACCATGCCGACGATGAATTCGCGCAGGCCGCCGAGCACTACTCGCGCACCCGCAGCAGCAATCTTTTCAATGGATCGAAAGCCCGCCGGATGGTCTCCGGAGACTTCGCCCGACAGTTCCGCAACGGTCTGGCGTATAACCTCCCCGTGATCATCCTCGGCAGCATCGCCCTGATCGTGTATCTCGTGAAATGA
- a CDS encoding DUF3379 domain-containing protein, which yields MPRTSEDLPDLKSLEDQQRALEAQIQSIRAEPEKILREAQEQAATIPPPDDLADRRRQRMFEETVSRRQIRNERRTQGRSLLLLLLLLCATAALAAWVVKLFVA from the coding sequence ATGCCCCGGACCTCCGAAGACCTGCCTGACCTCAAATCCCTGGAGGATCAGCAGCGTGCCCTGGAGGCCCAGATCCAGAGCATCCGCGCGGAGCCGGAGAAGATCCTGCGCGAGGCTCAGGAACAGGCAGCCACCATCCCGCCGCCGGACGATCTCGCCGATCGCCGCCGGCAGCGGATGTTCGAGGAAACGGTCTCGCGCCGCCAGATCCGCAACGAACGCCGCACCCAGGGCCGCAGCCTGCTGCTCCTGCTGCTGCTGCTCTGTGCCACCGCCGCCCTCGCGGCGTGGGTGGTGAAATTGTTCGTGGCTTGA
- a CDS encoding DUF6268 family outer membrane beta-barrel protein: MSKRLRRSLAALPLLTAAALAGDPASSFAVTPPAPTGTGFDLSKLFNAADVKYIGSFDMDFDNSVGNLETHAFQASAFLSQPIQLGSDWQFLPQFSYEAMLMNTTGPVPSLLLGDEDLHEIELSLYFLRLNDTSPWVYGAWINPALATDFQGISGDDFFLDAAGGVGYKLNDRLMVGLGAAALNITGDTTWAAGPGFAWQPNDQTMVSLFGPNFRATHDITPKWRVGVEVRPNGGIWNIDTALGSANIDYTNFRAGVTSSHNLAGDLWLSYGAGMTFGGEINVTTTDGSKVFQNQLDDLESGLYGFVGLDLKSW, from the coding sequence ATGTCCAAACGCCTCCGACGTAGCCTTGCCGCCCTGCCCCTCTTGACCGCCGCCGCTCTCGCCGGTGATCCGGCATCGTCCTTCGCCGTCACGCCACCGGCTCCGACCGGCACCGGCTTCGACCTCTCGAAGCTCTTCAATGCCGCCGACGTGAAATACATCGGCAGCTTCGACATGGACTTCGACAACTCGGTCGGCAACCTGGAGACCCACGCCTTCCAAGCCTCGGCCTTCCTTTCGCAGCCGATCCAGCTCGGCTCCGACTGGCAGTTCCTCCCGCAGTTCTCCTACGAGGCGATGCTGATGAACACGACGGGCCCGGTCCCCTCCCTACTCCTTGGAGACGAGGACCTGCACGAGATCGAGCTGTCGCTCTACTTCCTCCGCCTCAACGACACCTCGCCGTGGGTCTATGGCGCATGGATCAATCCGGCGCTCGCCACCGACTTCCAGGGCATCAGCGGGGATGACTTCTTCCTCGATGCCGCAGGTGGCGTGGGCTACAAGCTGAATGACCGCCTGATGGTCGGCCTCGGTGCCGCGGCGCTCAATATCACGGGCGACACCACGTGGGCCGCGGGCCCGGGCTTCGCATGGCAGCCGAATGACCAGACGATGGTCTCGCTCTTCGGCCCGAATTTCCGCGCCACCCACGACATCACGCCGAAGTGGCGCGTGGGCGTCGAGGTCCGCCCGAACGGCGGCATCTGGAACATCGACACCGCCCTCGGCTCGGCGAACATCGACTACACGAACTTCCGCGCCGGCGTCACCAGCTCGCACAATCTCGCGGGCGACCTGTGGCTGAGCTACGGCGCGGGCATGACCTTCGGCGGTGAAATCAACGTCACCACCACCGATGGCTCGAAGGTCTTCCAGAATCAGCTCGATGACCTCGAAAGCGGTCTCTACGGCTTCGTCGGCCTGGACCTGAAGAGCTGGTAA
- a CDS encoding SET domain-containing protein, with protein MAKKPKKLQEEAALYKKLKALWSRGLSDLCEVRNSAIHGRGVYATRAIPAEEKIIEYVGELIDKEESERRAWAQHAKAQATGDAAVYIFTLTERYDIDGDVPWNTARLINHSCEPNCEAWIDGKRIFIHALRDIKAGEELTFDYAFDVSCYEDHPCLCGRKGCVGYIVSREQWPQLKEILAAKKS; from the coding sequence ATGGCCAAAAAACCGAAGAAGCTCCAGGAGGAAGCCGCCTTGTATAAAAAGCTCAAGGCTCTCTGGTCCCGCGGCCTGAGCGACCTCTGCGAGGTGCGAAACTCCGCCATCCACGGCCGCGGCGTCTACGCGACCCGCGCCATCCCCGCGGAAGAAAAGATCATCGAGTATGTCGGCGAGCTGATCGACAAGGAGGAGAGCGAGCGCCGCGCCTGGGCCCAGCACGCGAAGGCGCAGGCCACCGGCGATGCCGCCGTTTACATCTTCACGCTCACCGAGCGCTACGACATCGATGGCGACGTGCCTTGGAATACGGCACGCCTCATCAATCACTCCTGCGAGCCGAATTGCGAGGCGTGGATCGATGGCAAGCGCATCTTCATCCACGCCCTGCGCGACATCAAGGCGGGCGAGGAACTCACCTTTGACTACGCCTTCGATGTCTCCTGCTACGAGGATCATCCCTGCCTCTGCGGCCGGAAGGGCTGCGTCGGCTACATCGTCAGCCGGGAGCAGTGGCCGCAGTTGAAGGAGATCCTTGCTGCGAAGAAGAGCTGA